ACCGCCAGGACCGGTGGTATGACACCGTAGAGCAAAACCAGAACCAGAAGAACCTTGATGACAAACCCGGCTACACGGTTGAAACGGCTTGTGGCGGCGGTCGCTTTCTTCAGGAAATAATAAAACAGGATCAATATCAGGAAGGCAAAGATCGATGACTTGGCGGTGGTCAGGATGATGCCGATGAAAGACAAGAATAGAAAAATTCTATCAAGGATTTTCCAGCTTCCTGCAAGAAGACTTTTTCCGTATACATTCGCGGCCAGATACATCGCCGAAAGACAGACCAGCAGGATGGCGGTTTCATATGAGACCCGTCCAAAGCCGGACAGACGCGGCAGGTCCAGCGTCCACCATGAAATCGACCCCGGGATGATGACTCCATATGCTTCATACTCGAACCCGATCCAGGGCAGATCAAACAGCAGTTCCAGAAGAAGCCCGAACAGAATAAGCGGTACAAAAAGACGGTACAGGCCGATGAAAAACTCTTTCTTCAAGCCCAGGGTGTAGACAGCCATGAAACCGACAAAAAATGTGAGGACGATTTTCATCCCGAAAGCGGTTTGCATGGGAGACAGGCCGTTAATCAGGCCGACCACAACGCCGTACAGGACAAGGGTCAGTGAAGCCAGCATCAGCTTGTTCATTCTTGCCGTCACGGTCGCTTCAAGAGCGAACGAGACAAAAATCCCGATCAGGAGGATGTCCTTGAGATAAACCAGAAAAGGGGCCCCGGCATTGAAGAATATGTATCGCAGCGGCGCTTCGAAAACGATAAAACCGAACCAGACATAGAGTACTTTTTCGGTGAGATTTTTCATCGAATCACCTGCGAGTAAACATCCGTATATCGGCCGACGACCTTGTCTATGTGGAATATTTCGGCCTTTTCACGGCAGGCGGGTGACAGCGCCCGCGCCAGGCCGGGATCGGAAATAAATTTATCGATTTTACTCTCCAGGTCACCTTCAAGGGATGGATCGAACACGTAGCCGGTTTTACCGTTATCGACCGTCTCCGGGACTCCGCCCATGGAGGTGGCGATAACCGGAAGGCCATGGGAATAGGCTTCGATTTTGATCCTGGAAAAAGCGTCGTCGCACAATGATGGAATAATGGCGACGTCGATTTCGCAGTATATCCCTTCCGGCTTTTTAAATCCCATAAACTCAATGTTATCACTCTTATAACGCTCAATCAACATTTTTTCGTATGCTTCGGTGATTCCCCGGCCGAATATTTTCAGTTTCGCCGGGTTGTTTTTCATCGACGCAAATCGCCTTATCAAATATTCCGTCCCTTTGATCGGGGCCAGCAGACCAATAATGCCGAAAGTGACAACATTGCTGTCATTCCTATCGGAAGCGGGCGTGTCGGCCGAGTCGGAGGGATTGTATATATGTGTCGCTATTTTGGCATCAGGGAAATAGTCTCGCTTTCGATGTTTTTCCAGAATAAAGCGGCTGACACCGACGACGGCATCGACAAGACCGGAATACCTTTTGCGCGGCGACGACAACATTCGGCAACGCAGGCACTGTTTGGAGCAATTTTTATCATTTCGGTACATGGTCGAGTTGGGGCACAGAAGATAATGATCCCGGATGGTATGGACGATCGGAACATTCGACTTTCGAGCGGCCTTCCATACCGCGACCGAAAAGCCGGCCAGGTTATTGGTGTGAATCACATCCGGTTTTTCCGAGTTAATTATGTGAGTCAGCTTCGATACTGCAAACGGATTATATGAGTCGATCAGATGCCAGAGCGGTTTTTTATATGCCGGCTGTTGTTTGGCGGTGCGCATCCAGTACATGTTGGGAATCTTCAGGTAATAAACTTTGATGCCATTGACAAAATCGATTTGCTCCCGGTCGGCGGTCGAGACAATGACCGGCTCCATGCCGGCTCTTTTCAGCCCTTCGGCCAGAAGCTGGAGCGAGCGTTCCGCCCCGCCGGTGACATGGGGATAATAGAGACTGTTAACGATCAGGATTTTTTTCATACTAACCAAGCGACGAGCCATTTCTAAGATTTGATATTCTTGATATAATATTTAATAAGGCGGAGCGCTCCTCTTCATCAAGAATTACGATGTATGCCAAATATAGTGTAGCGCTGACAAAGATAATTGCCGCACTGGCCATCAAAAGGATATTGGGGATTAAAGAGATTAAGTAAGATACAGCCACGATAGCAGACATCCATAAATATATCGATCTATCCAGTACCTTTGTTGATGCCTCCGAGAATGGTTTCAAACGCTCGATTAATATTATGAGAATTATCATTTCAATAATGAGATGTGATGTCCAAACGATGGCTACACCCAAAATGCCAAGATTTCTTGTCATCAGGAAAACAGCAGTCAAATAAAGCGGCAACTCCAATAGTAGAAGTTTTGCGGTGATGTCGGGACGACCGAGGGCCTGAATGGCATTAAGTGGAACTCTGCCGACCGAGGAAAAAAGAACACCTGCGGCAAGAATTTGCAGGACAAGTGAAGATTGATCAGCGAATTCTTCACTTAGCCACAACTGCAAAAATGGTTTTGCGAAAATAATCAGAGCAATTACCAACGGAGTCATTACGATAAGAATATATTTTATGGCCTGTTTATGCAGTCTTACCAGTTTTTTTTCATTGGCCGCGGCATAAGCGCTGAATGCAGGGAAAATAACCCCCAAAATGCCTATTGGAATGACAAATGATCTCGTTATCATATCATAGGGAGTAACATAATAAGTCACCGCCGTCATGGTAAGAATTGAACCAATGAAGAATCGATCAAGATTCCCCATCATTGGAGCGATTATGTTACTAATACTCAACCACCCGCCGAAACGCATTAGCATCCCAACCATGCCTTTGTCTTGCGGCGATGGGGGAGATGATTTTTCCAGATATTTCCAGCAATAATATGAATAAAACATTAATGAAATGGCCTTGCTGATAACCAGCATACCGACGATAGGATATAGGTTATGAGAAAAAGGAAGTACAATGATTGGCGCCAACAACGTGGCCAGGCTGGATGGTATCTTTATGGCATTGATAACCCCGAATTTCTGCTGGGCCTCAAGAACACCCTTTGTCCCCGCTATAAGGAGGACTAGCGGTATTGAAACGGATAACAAGTAAAATGCCTGTCGAGATTCTTCGATCAAATCAGGGGGGATATTCAGGAGTACGGTAACCATCCAACCAGTTAGAAAGAAAACTATGGCACCAGCAATTATGCCAAATAGTAGTAACAGGATTAAGGATGTTGTAACAAGCCTTCTTATGACGTGATATTCACCTCGTGCGGCATACTCAGCTACAAATTTTGTTGTCGCCCGCCCGATCCCCATATCAAACAAACTGAAATAACCAATCACCATCCACGCAATGGTCAGTATCCCGAATCGATCGGTCCCAAGCGCTTTGACCAGTATGGGAATTGTTATCAGTGCCACCGGTATCGGCGATATATAACCGATCAAATTATAAATTGTGTTGCGAGCGAGATGGCTGCCGTCGAAGTAGAATGGTTTTATTCCCGGTATGGATTTTTTTGATCCGTCATTCATTTTTAATAATACCTGTAATTGCTGACAGTCTGATCAAACGCCCGGGGCAGGAAGATATATTTGTGGTCAACATCTTCATCCGTGAACATATACCGGGATCCGGATTATATCGGATATCCCATTTGACAAATATAAGAATAAACCGGCATCCATGCCTTAATGTTAATTTTATTATTATATGTTTATTGGATTAAAGTCAACCAGTATAATATCCGTTTTACCGGCCCAGTTCGGCCTCAAGGGCGGGGATGAGAGAGTCAAGCAGGTAGGTCGGAGGGGTCTGTTCCCGGTACTTTTTGAAAATCTCCAGCGCCTCTTCCTTTTTGGCCCGGCTGTCCTGCTCGGCCAGAACCCTGGCAAGATTTATCCAACTGGAAATATTGTCCGGGTTGATATTGATACTTTTTCGGAAGTTTTCCTCGGCCCTATCAAGATTATCCAGGGCGACAAAATTGACGGCAATATTGGCATAACCTTCCGACGACGGTCCGAATCTTTTCAGCGCCTCCATCAGCGTTTCGTTGGATTCCTCGAATTTTCCCAATTGCGACAGCGACCGTGACAGATATAAATAGTAATCCCTGTTCTCGGGGTCATCGTCTATAATCAGTTTGCAGTATTTGACCGCCATGAACATATCCCCGTTGCGATAGTTT
This is a stretch of genomic DNA from candidate division Zixibacteria bacterium HGW-Zixibacteria-1. It encodes these proteins:
- a CDS encoding glycosyltransferase, which encodes MARRLVSMKKILIVNSLYYPHVTGGAERSLQLLAEGLKRAGMEPVIVSTADREQIDFVNGIKVYYLKIPNMYWMRTAKQQPAYKKPLWHLIDSYNPFAVSKLTHIINSEKPDVIHTNNLAGFSVAVWKAARKSNVPIVHTIRDHYLLCPNSTMYRNDKNCSKQCLRCRMLSSPRKRYSGLVDAVVGVSRFILEKHRKRDYFPDAKIATHIYNPSDSADTPASDRNDSNVVTFGIIGLLAPIKGTEYLIRRFASMKNNPAKLKIFGRGITEAYEKMLIERYKSDNIEFMGFKKPEGIYCEIDVAIIPSLCDDAFSRIKIEAYSHGLPVIATSMGGVPETVDNGKTGYVFDPSLEGDLESKIDKFISDPGLARALSPACREKAEIFHIDKVVGRYTDVYSQVIR